The following are from one region of the Silene latifolia isolate original U9 population chromosome 9, ASM4854445v1, whole genome shotgun sequence genome:
- the LOC141602055 gene encoding putative mitochondrial protein AtMg00310, with the protein MAVSVISKIDALISQFWRGGSKAGKGINWCSRLFLHSSKQNGGLGIRHSGCLNQSLLAKLGWKLVTNSECLFSRVLDCKYKITKDTVMKPDFTMSGPLSWGGRGIKWGLELLRNNFSWQVGFPSSLDVWRDKWIHNSSLAQLLSLSATILQQKPMLAVSLLQLSSGHWNFDVVLDVCGPTITPFVCYISIPSEDKQDYLFWNLTPNGRYSSKSGYTLAFSKLWNEKSTLKDKT; encoded by the coding sequence ATGGCGGTAAGTGTGATTTCAAAGATTGACGCTTTGATTTCACAATTTTGGCGGGGTGGTTCCAAGGCAGGGAAAGGGATTAATTGGTGTAGTAGACTTTTTCTGCATTCTTCTAAACAAAATGGTGGTTTGGGAATCCGTCATAGTGGTTGCCTAAATCAGAGTTTACTTGCCAAACTTGGATGGAAACTTGTAACTAATTCTGAATGCTTATTTAGTCGGGTTTTGGATTGTAAGTATAAGATTACAAAGGACACAGTTATGAAGCCTGACTTTACTATGTCAGGTCCGTTATCTTGGGGTGGTCGAGGGATTAAATGGGGCCTTGAGTTGTTACGAAATAACTTTTCATGGCAAGTTGGATTCCCTTCATCATTAGATGTATGGCGGGATAAGTGGATTCATAACTCTTCATTGGCCCAGTTACTCTCCTTATCTGCTACTATTCTTCAGCAAAAGCCAATGCTGGCGGTCTCCTTGCTTCAACTGTCATCTGGCCATTGGAATTTTGATGTTGTGCTGGATGTTTGTGGGCCGACTATTACGCCATTTGTATGCTACATTTCTATTCCTTCAGAAGACAAACAAGATTATCTTTTTTGGAACTTAACCCCCAATGGTAGATATTCTAGTAAGAGTGGTTACACTCTTGCTTTTTCTAAGTTGTGGAATGAGAAGTCAACTTTAAAGGATAAAACATGA